In Raphanus sativus cultivar WK10039 unplaced genomic scaffold, ASM80110v3 Scaffold2671, whole genome shotgun sequence, a genomic segment contains:
- the LOC108842339 gene encoding thiamine phosphate phosphatase-like protein isoform X2 → MMTELHSQGRSIQDIEACLKRIMPIDSHIVEAIKSAKSLGCDLKIVSDANQFFIEKILEQHDLLDCFSDIYTNPTSVDEHGKLRILPYHGAASTPPHTCNLCPPNLCKGLVMDHIRASSSPDDQILTRFIYLGDGGGDFCPTLKLRECDCVMPRMNYPLWKRISDNPSLIKADVKEWSNAKELRRILMQLVSTMTKEDS, encoded by the exons ATGATGACGGAGCTTCACTCGCAAGGGAGATCGATTCAGGACATTGAAGCTTGTTTGAAAAGAATAATGCCTATTGATTCTCATATCGTCGAAGCTATCAAATCAGCTAAATCTTTAGG ATGTGATTTGAAGATTGTGAGTGATGCGAACCAGTTTTTCATCGAGAAGATACTAGAGCAGCATGATTTGTTGGATTGCTTCTCAGATATCTACACAAACCCAACCTCTGTTGATGAACATGGAAAGTTAAGGATCTTACCCTACCATGGTGCTGCATCGACTCCTCCACATACCTGCAATCTCTGCCCTCCAAATCTCTGCAAG GGTTTGGTGATGGATCATATacgagcttcttcttctcccgACGATCAGATTCTAACGAGGTTTATCTACCTTGGAGATGGAGGAGGTGACTTCTGTCCAACGTTGAAGCTGAGGGAGTGTGATTGTGTGATGCCAAGGATGAATTATCCGCTGTGGAAGCGGATTTCAGACAATCCCTCGCTGATCAAAGCAGATGTCAAGGAATGGAGCAATGCAAAGGAACTACGGAGGATACTTATGCAACTTGTCAGCACAATGACAAAGGAAGATTCATAA
- the LOC108842339 gene encoding thiamine phosphate phosphatase-like protein isoform X1 yields MAGGMVIVFDFDRTMIEGDSDNWVVTEMGLTEIFHQLRFTLPWNRLMDRMMTELHSQGRSIQDIEACLKRIMPIDSHIVEAIKSAKSLGCDLKIVSDANQFFIEKILEQHDLLDCFSDIYTNPTSVDEHGKLRILPYHGAASTPPHTCNLCPPNLCKGLVMDHIRASSSPDDQILTRFIYLGDGGGDFCPTLKLRECDCVMPRMNYPLWKRISDNPSLIKADVKEWSNAKELRRILMQLVSTMTKEDS; encoded by the exons ATGGCGGGGGGGATGGTGATAGTATTCGACTTCGATCGGACAATGATCGAGGGAGATAGTGACAACTGGGTTGTAACAGAGATGGGGCTCACAGAGATCTTCCATCAGCTCCGCTTCACTTTACCTTGGAATCGCCTCATG GATAGGATGATGACGGAGCTTCACTCGCAAGGGAGATCGATTCAGGACATTGAAGCTTGTTTGAAAAGAATAATGCCTATTGATTCTCATATCGTCGAAGCTATCAAATCAGCTAAATCTTTAGG ATGTGATTTGAAGATTGTGAGTGATGCGAACCAGTTTTTCATCGAGAAGATACTAGAGCAGCATGATTTGTTGGATTGCTTCTCAGATATCTACACAAACCCAACCTCTGTTGATGAACATGGAAAGTTAAGGATCTTACCCTACCATGGTGCTGCATCGACTCCTCCACATACCTGCAATCTCTGCCCTCCAAATCTCTGCAAG GGTTTGGTGATGGATCATATacgagcttcttcttctcccgACGATCAGATTCTAACGAGGTTTATCTACCTTGGAGATGGAGGAGGTGACTTCTGTCCAACGTTGAAGCTGAGGGAGTGTGATTGTGTGATGCCAAGGATGAATTATCCGCTGTGGAAGCGGATTTCAGACAATCCCTCGCTGATCAAAGCAGATGTCAAGGAATGGAGCAATGCAAAGGAACTACGGAGGATACTTATGCAACTTGTCAGCACAATGACAAAGGAAGATTCATAA
- the LOC108839541 gene encoding UPF0725 protein At4g29550 has translation MVDMMSESKSIRIIDKYELAWRPQIQQSAYDVIFNYYITLEATNPAGGSCLTFQVRLFRDNTVKGAYHKIMTEGCRIKPEIPGTREIIHLCDFNGEVYKDSLPDWYSDDALQPNDQFYQVQDSDILENDWHNLYAELAMYALKEDDMSLFETWLPLKIKKVVVQTFEDVKSNEKLKAGNAIFYTSFKNLNAPPHGLCQDHRVIIRRSTDGLPGHVYLDFKSCSGHNIFKASSV, from the exons ATGGTTGACATGATGAGTGAGAGCAAATCCATCAGAATAATTGACAAATATGAACTAGCTTGGAGGCCACAAATCCAGCAGAGTGCATATGATGTAATTTTCAATTATTACATAACTTTGGAGGCCACGAATCCGGCAGGCGGTTCTTGTTTAACTTTCCAGGTGCGTTTGTTCAGAGATAACACTGTAAAAGGAGCTTACCACAAAATAATGACCGAAGGTTGTAGGATCAAACCTGAAATTCCAG gTACAAGAGAAATAATACATCTATGTGATTTCAATGGAGAAGTTTACAAAGACAGTCTACCTGATTGGTATTCAGATGATGCATTGCAGCCCAATGACCAGTTTTATCAA GTGCAAGATTCAGATATTCTTGAAAACGATTGGCATAATCTGTATGCTGAACTTGCCATGTACGCACTGAAGGAAGACGACATGTCCTTGTTCGAGACTTGGCTGCCTCTGAAGATCAAGAAGGTCGTTGTGCAGACTTTTGAAGATGTGAAATCAAACGAAAAGCTCAAGGCCGGGAATGCAATCTTCTACACCAGTTTCAAGAACTTGAATGCTCCTCCCCATGGTCTGTGCCAAGATCACCGAGTCATCATAAGAAGAAGCACTGATGGGCTTCCAGGACATGTTTATCTTGACTTCAAGTCGTGCTCCGGTCATAATATTTTCAAGGCAAGTTCGGTCTGA